In the genome of Microtus pennsylvanicus isolate mMicPen1 chromosome X, mMicPen1.hap1, whole genome shotgun sequence, the window ACGGACATAGTCTCTCAGATCGCGAAAAATTTCTCCGACTGGGTCGACTGCAGTGTTGACTGTTTGCCAGCTTCATAAGCAAAGGGCAGCTTTGCTTTGGCCACCTAAGCCTTGAGCCATGTCTCCTCCGACCGTGCCTCCTACTGGGGTGGATGGCGTGTCCGCCTACCTGATGAAGAAAAGGCACACTCACAAGAAGCAGCGGCGTAAGCCCACTTTCCTCACTCATAGGAACATCGTTGGCTGCCGCATTCAGCACGGCTGGAAAGAAGGCAACGAGCCAGTGGAGCAATGGAAGGGTACTGTGCTCGAGCAGGTTTCCGTGAAGCCCACTCTCTACATAATTAAATATGATGGCAAAGACAGTGTGTACGGACTAGAACTGCATCGAGACAAGAGAGTTTTAGCTCTGGAAGTTCTTCCCGAGAGAGTTCCGTCTCCTCGCATTGATTCCCGCCTGGCAGATTCCCTGGTTGGGAAAGCAGTGGGACACGTGTTCGAAGGTGAGCACGGCAAGAAAGATGAGTGGAAGGGCATGGTGTTGGCACGAGCTCCCATAATGGACACTTGGTTTTACATCACCTACGAGAAAGATCCGGTCCTCTATATGTACACCTTGCTGGATGACTACAAAGATGGTGACCTGCGTATCATCCCAGATTCCAACTACTACTTCCCTACAGCAGAACAGGAGCCAGGGGAGGTGCTCGACAGTCTTGTGGGCAAGCAGGTGGAGCACGCCAAAGACGACGGATCCAAGAGAACTGGCATCTTTATCCATCAGGTGGTGGCCAAGCCTTCTGTCTACTTCATCAAGTTTGACGACGATATTCACATTTATGTCTATGGTTTGGTGAAAACCCCATAAGCTTATAGTGAACTGGGGAAACTATTGGAGGTAAAATATTTGATGTTCTCAAAATTATGTGTTTTGAGAACAATTTTGAGGTCAAAAGTTCAGGACGGTTGGTAAATCTTATTGTGCCTCTATATCTTTCTTATATTGACTGTTGCTCAGTTTGGAATCAAGTGTATGTTAgtactttgtttatttgttttgttgttgagaaTTTAAATTGGTTGCTAAGAAAGAAGTATAAAAAGTGTTTGAATCCACTGACACAATTCAGAAGTAGATAAACTGTGCAACATGTCTCCGTCCAGATTAGTTTGAGAACTTGGTTTTTATCTTAGGATGTTTTACCTACTCTCAGAAAGTTCGATGTAGCTTTTGTAAGATTCACCAGCCGACAACAGACCTTCTGATCAATAGCGCAGTCATCTCTGCCTCTCAGCCTGACACTTCCTCTCACAACTGTGTACACAGGAATACAGATTTGCCAAAAAGTTCTCATTCTGTTGTTGGTGatcatttctttccctttggaCTTGTATTGCTGTTTTATTGTATTCAGGTGCTCTTATTTCTATGGAAGTGTTAtgtaggcatatatatatatatatatatatatatatatatatatagttttaagaAATATTGCAAGGTTGGCGTTCACTGGTCTTTAATGTTTGAAAAGCTGACTGGTAAAAAGTTCCATGATTTTCCTGATTAGTTTGTTTAGTGTTTACCTGACTCaatgagatttatttttctacttgGGATATTTCTCTTTCGTGTTTTGCTAATTTTTATCCTTTGTTCTTTCAGCTGTTCaattgatatattttcatataaagtaGTAGGAATGTCTACAGTGAAAGTACATTGTAATCATTTGTATTTCATGTGTTAATGAATTTTACATCATGATTAATTTTGACTT includes:
- the Spin4 gene encoding spindlin-4 yields the protein MSPPTVPPTGVDGVSAYLMKKRHTHKKQRRKPTFLTHRNIVGCRIQHGWKEGNEPVEQWKGTVLEQVSVKPTLYIIKYDGKDSVYGLELHRDKRVLALEVLPERVPSPRIDSRLADSLVGKAVGHVFEGEHGKKDEWKGMVLARAPIMDTWFYITYEKDPVLYMYTLLDDYKDGDLRIIPDSNYYFPTAEQEPGEVLDSLVGKQVEHAKDDGSKRTGIFIHQVVAKPSVYFIKFDDDIHIYVYGLVKTP